A region from the Candidatus Palauibacter scopulicola genome encodes:
- the rpsS gene encoding 30S ribosomal protein S19, producing MPRSVRKGPYIDEKLLMKVQRMNDSGDKSVIKTWARASTISPDFVGHTLAVHNGNKFIPVYVTENMVGHKLGEFATTRTFRGHAGSARDRRGRV from the coding sequence ATGCCGAGAAGCGTGCGGAAGGGACCGTACATCGACGAGAAGCTGCTGATGAAGGTGCAGCGGATGAACGATTCCGGAGACAAGTCGGTCATCAAGACGTGGGCCAGGGCTTCGACCATCAGCCCGGATTTCGTCGGACACACGCTCGCGGTGCACAACGGCAACAAGTTCATCCCGGTCTACGTGACGGAGAACATGGTGGGGCACAAGCTCGGAGAGTTCGCGACGACGCGAACCTTCCGCGGGCACGCCGGTTCCGCGCGAGACCGGAGGGGCAGAGTCTGA
- the rplV gene encoding 50S ribosomal protein L22 has protein sequence MQATARAKNLGMSARKMRLVIDQIRGRDVNEAYAILQFSKKKAARSIGKVLRSAVANAVYRADEGGETLDVDELYVREAYVDEGRTLRRWRARAYGRATPRLKRSSHVTVVVDTRD, from the coding sequence ATGCAGGCGACAGCCAGGGCGAAGAATCTCGGCATGTCCGCCCGGAAGATGCGTCTGGTCATCGACCAGATTCGCGGGCGAGACGTCAACGAGGCCTACGCCATCCTGCAATTCTCGAAGAAGAAGGCGGCGCGCTCGATCGGAAAGGTTCTCCGTTCGGCCGTCGCCAATGCGGTCTACCGGGCGGACGAGGGGGGCGAAACGCTGGACGTGGACGAGCTCTATGTGCGCGAGGCGTATGTGGACGAGGGCAGGACGCTTCGGCGCTGGAGGGCACGCGCCTACGGAAGAGCGACCCCGCGGCTCAAGCGGAGCAGTCATGTGACGGTCGTCGTGGACACGAGAGACTAA
- the rplB gene encoding 50S ribosomal protein L2, with product MPIRKFKPVTAASRYRSVSTFEEITRSEPEKSLTEGLPKKSGRNHHGHITSRRRGGGHKRRYRRIDFKRRKDGVPGVIAEIEYDPNRSARIALIHYADGEKRYILHPRGLGVGDTILSGSGIDPNVGNCLPLREVPLGTVVHGVELVPGKGAQLARSAGASVQVVAKERGAVTLRLPSTEMRMVPESCRATVGQVGNVDHELIRAGKAGRSRWKGRRPKVRGVAMNPVDHPLGGGEGRSSGGRPPVSPWGKPEGRKTRKKHKPSDKLIVRGRKRGKATK from the coding sequence ATGCCGATTCGCAAATTCAAGCCGGTGACGGCGGCCTCTCGATACCGCAGCGTATCGACGTTCGAGGAAATCACCCGCAGCGAGCCGGAGAAGTCGCTGACGGAGGGTCTGCCGAAGAAGTCCGGCCGCAACCACCACGGACATATCACGAGCCGGAGGCGAGGGGGCGGCCACAAGCGGCGCTACCGGCGCATCGACTTCAAGCGCAGGAAGGACGGCGTGCCGGGCGTCATCGCGGAGATCGAATACGACCCGAATCGCTCGGCCCGCATCGCGCTCATCCATTACGCGGATGGAGAAAAGCGCTACATCCTCCACCCGCGAGGTCTGGGTGTCGGTGACACCATCCTCTCCGGGTCGGGGATCGACCCGAACGTGGGGAACTGCCTGCCGCTACGCGAGGTCCCGCTCGGGACGGTCGTGCACGGCGTGGAGCTTGTGCCCGGCAAGGGCGCGCAGCTCGCCCGCTCGGCCGGCGCGTCGGTCCAGGTCGTCGCGAAGGAGCGGGGCGCGGTCACGTTGCGGCTCCCGAGCACCGAGATGCGCATGGTGCCGGAATCGTGCCGCGCCACGGTCGGGCAGGTCGGCAACGTCGACCACGAACTCATCCGGGCCGGCAAAGCGGGCCGGTCGAGGTGGAAGGGCCGGCGGCCCAAGGTGCGCGGCGTGGCGATGAATCCCGTCGATCATCCCCTCGGGGGTGGGGAGGGACGCAGTTCCGGCGGCCGTCCGCCCGTATCGCCGTGGGGCAAGCCGGAGGGTCGCAAGACGAGGAAGAAGCACAAGCCGAGCGACAAGCTGATCGTGCGCGGCCGCAAGCGCGGCAAGGCCACGAAGTAG